A DNA window from candidate division KSB1 bacterium contains the following coding sequences:
- a CDS encoding TlpA family protein disulfide reductase: MTKSILIAAGLVLLVSIAIFAYGGNNFANTLHAASHKFGLCQAADAAPTFASADRNSAGACLNNTACKPENAVATLAGFSEAERKLIDYVCDRVVGEGKTNFDDVDFEKEIGVSVDALDQQTLQVGVLAELNRRNFKFSSLGGGGYCSKFSACSVDRDLSGATGEELTRYQLEKSQDGNEFTDRAAPDFTLPTTDSRTVSLSDYRGKPVAVVFLSGHCSHSFDTLPILTEMNKKYGSELAILPVYVNSGSVENVLTWSAEMNLGFPLIVSQSKEISNAYNSRMVPSTFLIDRNGQLTKKYVGYKDQAILDKAFAELIRS, translated from the coding sequence ATGACAAAAAGTATTCTTATCGCAGCCGGACTCGTGCTACTCGTGTCGATCGCCATCTTCGCTTATGGCGGAAACAACTTCGCGAACACCCTGCACGCCGCAAGTCATAAATTTGGTTTGTGCCAGGCCGCAGACGCAGCGCCGACATTTGCAAGTGCAGATAGAAACAGCGCCGGCGCGTGCTTAAACAACACCGCCTGCAAGCCTGAAAATGCGGTGGCCACCCTCGCCGGCTTTAGTGAAGCTGAGCGCAAGCTTATTGATTATGTCTGCGACCGCGTGGTTGGCGAAGGCAAAACCAACTTTGACGATGTGGATTTTGAAAAAGAGATCGGTGTCTCGGTCGATGCCCTGGATCAACAAACCTTACAAGTTGGCGTGTTGGCAGAATTGAATCGCAGAAACTTTAAATTCAGCAGTCTCGGCGGTGGAGGCTACTGCTCGAAGTTCAGCGCTTGCTCGGTAGATAGAGATCTAAGCGGCGCAACTGGCGAGGAACTGACCCGCTACCAATTAGAGAAATCACAGGATGGAAATGAATTTACCGACCGGGCAGCACCTGATTTCACTTTGCCGACAACTGACAGCAGGACCGTTTCTCTTTCAGATTATCGCGGCAAACCAGTGGCTGTGGTTTTTCTCTCAGGTCACTGCTCGCACAGTTTTGATACTCTGCCCATTCTGACCGAAATGAACAAAAAGTATGGCTCCGAACTGGCCATTCTGCCGGTTTATGTCAACAGCGGCTCGGTCGAAAACGTCCTGACCTGGAGTGCAGAGATGAATTTGGGTTTTCCTTTGATCGTTTCGCAATCCAAAGAAATCTCAAACGCCTACAACAGCAGAATGGTCCCGTCAACTTTCTTAATCGATCGGAATGGACAATTAACCAAAAAGTATGTTGGCTATAAAGATCAGGCAATTTTGGACAAAGCCTTCGCTGAATTGATTCGTTCTTAA